The proteins below are encoded in one region of Gemmatimonadota bacterium:
- a CDS encoding copper resistance protein CopC, translated as MKSFLLSVLALSALLTAGSISVTPSPPESASAELHLRLDSAAPSPGSEVESLERVRLWFSQAPQEGSVRVRLTAAAGEVERATVNVNPEDDTDFLASLEAPASPGVHTVAWRAIADDNHVVSGDFTVTVVGR; from the coding sequence ATGAAGAGCTTCCTTCTATCCGTTCTCGCACTGTCCGCCCTCCTCACGGCGGGTTCGATATCGGTAACGCCCTCGCCGCCGGAGAGCGCCTCGGCCGAACTCCATCTGAGGCTCGACTCCGCAGCGCCGTCGCCCGGTTCCGAGGTCGAGAGTCTGGAGCGGGTGCGACTCTGGTTTTCGCAGGCTCCGCAGGAGGGATCGGTGAGAGTGCGCCTGACCGCCGCCGCCGGCGAGGTCGAGCGAGCGACCGTGAACGTCAACCCGGAGGACGACACGGATTTCCTCGCCTCGCTCGAGGCTCCGGCGTCCCCCGGTGTCCATACCGTGGCCTGGCGCGCCATCGCCGACGACAACCATGTGGTCAGCGGAGACTTCACCGTTACGGTAGTCGGTCGCTGA
- the argH gene encoding argininosuccinate lyase, whose amino-acid sequence MAPEMVPLNLCLPVDGRLWREDIRGSLAWARAIGRAGVLDEHEVERIVAGLGRVGERIEREGLDGAPDEDVHSAVERLLGEEIGPLAGKLHTGRSRNDQSATGTRLWGMAVAEQVVADLEELISVFAELAERTLDLVMPGYTHLQQAQPVRVAHWALSHAFPLLRDAGRFQRARRAASVLPLGSGALAGCPFPVDREAIRAELGFERVSENSMDGVSDRDWMCDLVYAGALAGVHISRLGEDLVLFSSREFGFVRLSDGFSTGSSLMPQKRNPDAAELARGKAARLAGNLTTLLTLAKGLPTGYNRDLQEDKEAIFDTADTLKVLLPATTGAVRTLSFSAERVSASLDAAMLATDLADHLVREGVPFRETHEIVGRLVRKAESLGIGVASLPKEDLAEAHSSLGGDLAAVFDFERSVETRNTAGGTSRRAVLEQLANVRGRLHPARKGSPTAGFSATSPT is encoded by the coding sequence ATGGCCCCGGAGATGGTGCCGTTGAATCTCTGCCTTCCCGTCGACGGCCGGCTCTGGCGCGAGGACATAAGGGGCAGCCTCGCCTGGGCCCGGGCGATCGGACGGGCCGGAGTGCTCGACGAACATGAGGTCGAGCGGATCGTCGCCGGCCTCGGAAGGGTGGGCGAGCGGATCGAGCGGGAGGGGCTCGACGGCGCACCGGATGAGGACGTGCACTCGGCCGTGGAACGCCTTCTCGGCGAAGAGATCGGGCCCCTGGCCGGAAAGCTCCACACCGGACGTTCGCGAAACGACCAGTCCGCGACCGGCACGCGCCTCTGGGGGATGGCCGTCGCCGAGCAGGTGGTCGCCGACCTCGAGGAGCTGATCTCGGTGTTCGCCGAGCTCGCCGAACGAACTCTCGACCTGGTCATGCCCGGCTACACACATCTCCAGCAGGCCCAGCCGGTCAGGGTCGCGCACTGGGCTCTCTCCCACGCCTTTCCGCTGCTTCGCGACGCCGGCCGCTTCCAACGGGCCCGCCGAGCCGCCTCCGTGCTGCCCCTGGGATCAGGCGCTCTCGCCGGCTGCCCCTTTCCCGTCGACCGAGAGGCGATCCGGGCGGAGCTCGGCTTCGAACGGGTCTCGGAGAACTCGATGGACGGCGTCTCCGACCGGGACTGGATGTGCGATCTGGTCTACGCGGGCGCTCTCGCGGGCGTCCACATCTCACGCCTGGGTGAAGACCTCGTGCTCTTTTCGTCGCGCGAATTCGGATTCGTGAGGCTCTCCGACGGCTTCTCCACCGGGTCGAGCCTGATGCCTCAGAAGCGCAATCCCGACGCTGCGGAGCTCGCCCGAGGCAAGGCGGCCCGACTGGCGGGCAACCTTACCACGCTTCTGACCTTGGCCAAGGGGCTGCCGACCGGCTACAACCGCGACCTCCAGGAGGACAAGGAGGCTATCTTTGACACCGCCGACACCCTCAAGGTGCTCCTGCCTGCAACGACGGGCGCCGTTCGGACCTTAAGCTTCTCCGCGGAGCGCGTCTCCGCCTCCCTCGACGCAGCCATGCTCGCCACCGACCTCGCGGATCATCTCGTCAGGGAAGGGGTGCCCTTTCGCGAAACCCACGAAATAGTGGGCCGGCTCGTGCGTAAGGCCGAATCTCTCGGCATCGGCGTCGCTTCACTCCCCAAGGAGGATTTGGCCGAAGCCCATTCCTCGCTCGGCGGCGATCTTGCCGCCGTCTTCGATTTCGAGCGTTCGGTCGAAACTCGAAACACCGCCGGCGGCACTTCGCGCAGGGCCGTCCTCGAACAGCTCGCCAACGTCAGAGGTCGCCTCCACCCCGCACGGAAGGGCTCCCCGACGGCAGGCTTCTCCGCAACTTCGCCAACATGA
- the aroF gene encoding 3-deoxy-7-phosphoheptulonate synthase: protein MIIITRAGVSADEINHIRERVEALGLRTHLSEGERRTVIGCIGDETLLRSVPLLSVPGVERVHEVQRPYKLASKHFAAGDTKIKLGEVELGGLEIAVIAGPCSVEGRDMLLDTAHNVGASGARALRGGAFKPRTSPYSWRGLGEDGLKILAEAREETGLPLVTEVMDTRHVELVASYADVLQIGTRNMQNFNLLQEVGRTLRPVLLKRGMAATVKDLLLAAEYVMSQGNNDVILCERGIRTFGTATRNTFDLAAIPVLKRETHLPVVADPSHAGGYRHLVAPLSYAAIAAGADGLIVEVHPDPETAASDGEQSLDFAEFSSLMAGLAGFAEAAGRSVAGEEPRAGPAAVGVSSGAAEKRTAASAASG from the coding sequence ATGATCATCATCACCCGCGCCGGCGTCAGCGCCGACGAAATCAACCACATTCGCGAACGCGTCGAAGCGCTGGGTCTGCGCACTCACCTTTCCGAGGGTGAACGACGCACCGTCATCGGCTGCATCGGAGACGAAACGCTGCTCAGAAGCGTGCCCCTGCTCTCCGTTCCCGGGGTCGAACGCGTCCACGAGGTTCAGCGTCCCTACAAGCTCGCCTCCAAGCACTTCGCAGCCGGAGACACGAAGATCAAGCTGGGCGAGGTCGAGCTCGGCGGGCTTGAGATCGCGGTCATCGCCGGTCCGTGCTCGGTCGAAGGGCGCGACATGCTGCTCGACACCGCCCACAACGTCGGAGCCTCCGGTGCGCGAGCCCTGCGGGGCGGCGCCTTCAAGCCCCGGACCTCCCCCTATTCCTGGCGGGGACTAGGTGAAGACGGGCTCAAGATCCTCGCCGAGGCCCGGGAAGAGACTGGCCTCCCGCTCGTGACCGAGGTCATGGACACCCGTCACGTCGAGCTCGTGGCGTCCTATGCCGACGTTCTGCAGATCGGCACCCGCAACATGCAGAACTTCAACCTCCTCCAGGAAGTGGGCCGAACCCTGCGCCCGGTCCTGCTCAAGCGAGGGATGGCGGCGACCGTGAAAGACCTCCTCCTGGCCGCCGAGTACGTCATGAGCCAGGGCAACAACGACGTGATCCTCTGCGAGCGGGGGATCCGTACCTTCGGCACCGCGACCCGGAACACCTTCGACCTGGCCGCGATCCCCGTCCTCAAGCGTGAGACGCACCTGCCGGTCGTCGCGGACCCGTCGCACGCCGGAGGATACCGCCACCTGGTCGCCCCGCTCTCCTACGCGGCGATCGCGGCAGGAGCCGACGGCCTGATCGTCGAGGTGCATCCCGACCCCGAGACCGCCGCGTCCGACGGCGAACAGTCGCTCGATTTCGCCGAGTTCTCTTCGCTCATGGCGGGGCTCGCGGGATTTGCCGAGGCCGCAGGTCGCAGCGTGGCCGGCGAAGAGCCGAGAGCGGGACCGGCCGCCGTAGGCGTGTCCTCCGGGGCGGCCGAGAAGAGGACCGCCGCATCCGCCGCGAGCGGCTGA
- the rpiA gene encoding ribose-5-phosphate isomerase RpiA, which yields MDRRTVTRTELKRAAARRALSFVESGMVLGLGTGSTVEPFVELLGSAVSAGELSEIVGIATSVRTAKLAERVGIRLTSLSGTKVIDLTVDGADEVAPGLDLTKGLGGALLREKMVARASRRFVVVADDSKLVERLGRKAPLPVEVIPWEHEVHVSFFEELGAEPRLRMEGREPYRTDNGNFIYHLAWAEPADPVSVQAALAARAGVVESGFFLGMADFAVVAGSARVELLRRGGGERREELAQADDRRGAAAGSGEGSHPGARA from the coding sequence ATCGACCGGCGGACGGTGACCCGCACCGAGCTCAAACGCGCAGCCGCCCGAAGGGCGCTCTCCTTCGTCGAGAGCGGCATGGTTCTCGGGCTGGGGACGGGAAGCACGGTCGAGCCCTTCGTGGAACTGCTCGGGTCGGCCGTCTCCGCAGGCGAGCTCTCGGAGATCGTGGGAATTGCCACCTCAGTGCGCACTGCGAAGCTCGCCGAGAGGGTGGGGATCCGGCTCACGTCCCTTTCCGGAACGAAGGTGATCGATCTTACCGTCGACGGGGCCGACGAGGTCGCTCCCGGGCTCGACCTCACCAAGGGACTGGGCGGGGCGCTCCTGCGGGAGAAGATGGTGGCGCGGGCGTCGCGTCGGTTCGTGGTGGTGGCCGACGATTCCAAGCTGGTCGAACGCTTGGGCCGGAAGGCGCCGCTTCCGGTCGAGGTGATCCCCTGGGAGCACGAGGTCCACGTGTCGTTTTTCGAAGAGCTGGGAGCCGAACCCCGGTTGCGCATGGAGGGCCGCGAGCCCTACCGTACCGACAACGGCAACTTCATCTATCACCTCGCCTGGGCGGAGCCGGCCGACCCGGTTTCCGTGCAGGCAGCACTCGCCGCGAGGGCGGGGGTGGTCGAGTCCGGGTTCTTTCTGGGCATGGCCGACTTCGCGGTCGTCGCGGGGAGCGCCAGGGTCGAGCTGCTTCGCCGAGGGGGCGGCGAGCGCCGCGAGGAGCTCGCGCAGGCCGACGATCGTCGGGGGGCCGCCGCAGGGTCCGGCGAGGGCTCGCATCCGGGAGCGCGGGCATGA
- a CDS encoding CopD family protein — MTAALSNWFLFTGLVLLVGSATALWLFSPKVEAGAASAEASAFIADRAVRTGRFAALGLVAALLAAAAVKFFEFRDPFATWQEDARFLIGSSWAGYWMAALATAILAAATFHVSISTRCDAPGRRAGIVVASFLTLILCAFPATTGHAMMETPAPRWLTVGGDALHLLAAGVWMGGLALMLICEWSWRRRRGAARRSLLPLTVPRFSPTALAAAAVLVLTGSFAAYLRLESPADLFGTTYGRLLAAKIVLVVAALGVGALNWRRLRPRLLAAWAEGSRDAAPARSALQRAAFAELLLAQLVIAVTAVLVRTSPPG; from the coding sequence GTGACGGCCGCGCTCTCCAACTGGTTTCTCTTCACCGGCCTGGTTCTGCTGGTCGGTTCGGCGACGGCTCTCTGGCTCTTTAGCCCCAAGGTCGAGGCGGGCGCCGCGTCGGCAGAAGCCTCAGCTTTCATAGCCGACCGGGCCGTACGGACCGGTCGTTTCGCCGCCCTCGGTCTGGTCGCCGCGTTGCTCGCGGCGGCAGCGGTCAAGTTCTTCGAGTTCCGGGACCCCTTCGCGACCTGGCAGGAAGATGCTCGCTTCCTGATCGGTTCGAGTTGGGCCGGTTACTGGATGGCGGCTCTCGCCACGGCGATTCTCGCGGCAGCGACATTCCACGTCTCCATCTCCACCAGGTGCGACGCTCCGGGCCGACGGGCCGGAATCGTGGTCGCGAGCTTCCTCACCCTGATCCTGTGCGCGTTTCCGGCGACCACCGGCCACGCCATGATGGAGACCCCCGCTCCGCGCTGGCTGACGGTGGGCGGCGACGCTCTCCACCTGCTCGCCGCCGGCGTGTGGATGGGCGGACTCGCTCTAATGTTGATCTGCGAGTGGAGCTGGCGGAGGAGACGCGGCGCGGCCCGGCGCTCCCTCCTGCCGCTCACGGTCCCACGCTTCTCGCCCACGGCCCTTGCGGCGGCGGCGGTTCTCGTCCTCACCGGATCGTTCGCGGCATATCTGCGGCTCGAGTCTCCTGCGGACCTGTTCGGAACGACGTACGGCCGTCTCCTTGCCGCCAAGATCGTCCTGGTCGTCGCTGCGCTCGGTGTCGGTGCGCTCAACTGGAGGCGGCTGCGTCCCCGTCTCCTGGCTGCCTGGGCCGAAGGTTCCCGGGACGCGGCTCCCGCACGCTCAGCTCTCCAGCGGGCTGCCTTTGCCGAGCTCTTGCTCGCGCAACTGGTAATCGCGGTCACGGCGGTACTGGTCAGGACGAGCCCTCCGGGTTAG
- a CDS encoding mechanosensitive ion channel family protein, translating to MNLALAGGVLIAMAWLAGISARTVSVTTLAQLAGRTRTTIDDRIVDSEAIPRLARAVPWILIYFGVQAVFAVQLNDVGDLVMQSRAALGVEIVRRIALAFVIISLTLAVPSLLSTVNNIYSDSYGDARRHPIKGYLQVVAIIAYGAAALAVVAVLAGIEPGALFAGLGALTAILLLVFRDTILSLVASVQLVSNDMIRIGDWVSMPQANTDGDVIDVALHTVKVQNWDKTISTIPTSKFITESFKNWRGMSESGGRRIKRSLNIDMNSVHFLEGEEIARLSRYEFIRDYMRRKLEEIGQYNTGKGLTADGLVDGGPDGELIPERRRLTNIGTFRAYMEHYLRHHPSVHKEMTLLTRQLPSGPQGIPIEIYCFSNDTAWAVYEGLQADIFDHLIAMLPEFGLRVFQKPSGQELVQAVRG from the coding sequence ATGAACCTCGCGCTGGCGGGAGGCGTGCTGATTGCGATGGCCTGGCTCGCCGGGATCTCCGCCCGCACCGTGTCGGTCACCACGCTCGCGCAGCTCGCGGGACGGACCCGGACCACCATCGACGACCGAATCGTCGACAGCGAGGCCATCCCGCGTCTGGCGCGAGCGGTGCCCTGGATTCTCATCTACTTCGGCGTCCAAGCGGTATTCGCGGTGCAGCTCAACGACGTGGGAGACCTCGTCATGCAGTCTCGGGCGGCTCTCGGAGTGGAGATCGTCAGAAGAATCGCACTTGCCTTCGTGATCATCTCCCTGACTCTGGCGGTACCGTCGCTGCTCTCCACCGTCAACAACATCTACAGCGACAGCTATGGGGACGCCAGACGCCATCCGATCAAGGGCTATCTCCAGGTCGTCGCCATCATCGCCTACGGCGCGGCGGCGCTTGCGGTGGTCGCCGTGCTGGCGGGGATCGAACCGGGCGCCCTGTTCGCCGGCCTCGGCGCCCTGACCGCGATCCTGCTTCTCGTCTTCCGCGACACCATCCTTTCGCTCGTGGCCAGCGTGCAGCTGGTGTCGAACGACATGATCCGGATCGGCGACTGGGTTTCCATGCCCCAGGCTAACACCGACGGCGACGTGATCGATGTCGCGCTGCACACGGTCAAGGTACAGAACTGGGACAAGACCATCTCGACGATCCCCACCAGCAAGTTCATCACCGAGTCCTTCAAGAACTGGCGAGGGATGTCGGAGTCGGGCGGCAGGCGCATAAAACGCTCCCTCAACATCGACATGAACTCGGTGCACTTCCTGGAAGGTGAGGAGATCGCGCGCCTCTCGCGTTACGAGTTCATCCGGGACTACATGCGGCGGAAGCTCGAGGAGATCGGCCAGTACAACACGGGCAAGGGGCTGACCGCCGACGGCCTGGTCGACGGCGGCCCGGACGGAGAGCTGATTCCGGAGCGTCGTCGCCTGACCAACATCGGCACGTTCCGTGCCTACATGGAACACTACCTGCGTCACCACCCCAGCGTGCACAAGGAGATGACCCTGCTGACCCGACAGCTCCCGTCAGGCCCGCAAGGGATCCCTATCGAGATTTACTGCTTCTCGAACGACACCGCGTGGGCGGTATACGAAGGACTCCAGGCCGATATCTTCGACCATCTGATCGCGATGCTGCCCGAGTTCGGACTTCGGGTCTTCCAGAAGCCGAGCGGCCAGGAGCTGGTCCAGGCGGTACGGGGATGA
- a CDS encoding argininosuccinate synthase, giving the protein MKVVLGYSGGLDTSIIVPWLREKYDAEVICMAGDVGQRGGLEGLEARALASGATAFFGEDLRREFVEDFVFPTLRIGAVYGRKYLLGTAIARPILAKRQAEVAIEVDADALAHGCTGKGNDQVRFELGYLAFAPLLKIVAPWREWEIRSREDALEYARERSIPLEDVDTDKLYSRDENLWHLSHEGGPLEDPGAGPDEEMFILTDSPLNAPDEPERVEIGFDAGTPVSVNGERMDPVELLSTLNALGGRHGVGRADLVENRLVGMKSRGVYETPGGTILHAALRDLESITLDRKAEGLKDEMAMRWADLVYEGRWWTVEREALQAATDVLAERVTGEVGLDLYKGGCHVVGRNSPRSLYREDLASFGAAESYDHADATGFIRLFGIPVRAEAGVTSLDFGD; this is encoded by the coding sequence ATGAAGGTCGTGCTGGGATATTCCGGAGGGCTCGACACCTCCATCATCGTTCCCTGGCTGCGCGAGAAGTACGACGCCGAAGTCATCTGCATGGCCGGAGACGTCGGTCAGCGCGGCGGCCTGGAGGGACTCGAGGCACGCGCCCTGGCATCAGGCGCAACGGCCTTCTTCGGCGAGGATCTGCGCAGGGAGTTCGTCGAGGATTTCGTTTTTCCCACACTCCGCATCGGGGCCGTATACGGCCGCAAGTACTTGCTGGGCACTGCGATCGCCCGCCCCATCCTCGCCAAGCGCCAGGCGGAGGTCGCCATCGAGGTCGACGCGGACGCCTTGGCTCACGGCTGCACCGGCAAAGGTAACGATCAGGTGCGCTTCGAGCTCGGCTACCTCGCGTTCGCCCCGTTGCTCAAGATCGTGGCCCCCTGGCGCGAATGGGAGATCCGTTCTCGCGAGGATGCGCTCGAGTACGCCCGTGAACGCTCCATTCCACTTGAAGACGTGGACACCGACAAGCTCTACAGCCGCGACGAGAACCTCTGGCACCTCTCGCACGAGGGCGGCCCTCTGGAGGACCCTGGCGCCGGTCCCGACGAAGAGATGTTCATCCTGACCGACTCTCCTCTGAACGCTCCCGACGAACCAGAAAGGGTCGAGATCGGTTTCGATGCGGGAACCCCGGTGAGCGTCAACGGCGAGAGGATGGACCCGGTCGAGCTGCTCTCCACCCTTAACGCATTGGGCGGTCGGCACGGAGTCGGCCGGGCGGATCTCGTCGAGAACAGGCTCGTGGGAATGAAATCCCGCGGCGTATACGAAACCCCGGGCGGCACCATCCTCCACGCGGCCCTCCGGGACCTCGAGTCGATCACGCTCGACCGCAAGGCCGAGGGGCTCAAGGACGAGATGGCCATGCGCTGGGCCGACCTGGTCTACGAAGGCAGATGGTGGACGGTGGAGAGGGAGGCCTTGCAGGCCGCCACCGACGTGCTCGCGGAGCGAGTCACCGGCGAGGTGGGGCTCGACCTCTACAAGGGGGGCTGCCACGTGGTCGGGCGCAACAGTCCGCGCTCGCTCTACAGGGAGGATCTCGCCTCCTTCGGCGCCGCCGAATCGTACGATCACGCCGACGCCACGGGCTTCATTCGCCTCTTCGGCATCCCGGTGCGCGCGGAGGCAGGCGTGACCTCGCTCGACTTCGGGGACTAG
- a CDS encoding pyridoxal-phosphate dependent enzyme — MSEISSSEPVVPKASETGSWDVVLSEARAGMADASAAVRRAVRRTPMLFSPDLSEELGAPVHLKCENRQITGSFKVRGAFNAVRLLSEKERRRGVSTISAGNHAQAVAWAAAQAGVAALVVMPASASRYKAERARRLGAEVVLAGDVAEAFETVERITRERGLIFLHPFDAEPVVYGHATCGEEIFEELPEADAVVVPVGGGGLVSGVALAAKSKAEAGGARVWGVEPVGAAAMEASLRAREAVRIARPRSVADGLAPPMAGKLTFRIVDRACEGVALVTEDEILSAAGFLLNVERLVVEPSGAAGVAALRAGKIPVAGDRPVVAVLTGGNIDPRTLAELCTG, encoded by the coding sequence GTGTCTGAGATCTCGAGCTCCGAGCCTGTCGTGCCGAAGGCCTCGGAAACCGGAAGCTGGGACGTCGTCCTCTCCGAGGCCCGCGCCGGAATGGCGGATGCGAGCGCCGCGGTGCGCCGCGCGGTCAGACGCACACCCATGCTCTTCTCACCGGACCTGTCGGAGGAGCTCGGCGCCCCGGTTCACCTCAAGTGCGAGAACCGGCAGATCACCGGCTCCTTCAAGGTGCGGGGCGCGTTCAACGCCGTCCGGCTTCTGTCGGAGAAGGAGCGGCGGCGGGGCGTGTCGACCATCTCGGCCGGCAATCACGCTCAAGCGGTGGCCTGGGCGGCCGCGCAGGCAGGGGTGGCCGCGCTCGTGGTCATGCCGGCGTCGGCCTCGCGCTACAAGGCCGAAAGGGCGCGTCGTCTGGGAGCCGAGGTCGTCCTCGCCGGTGACGTCGCCGAGGCGTTCGAGACGGTGGAGCGGATCACGCGGGAACGCGGGCTTATTTTCCTCCACCCGTTCGACGCGGAACCGGTGGTTTACGGCCATGCGACCTGCGGCGAGGAGATCTTCGAGGAGCTTCCCGAGGCGGATGCCGTCGTCGTGCCGGTAGGAGGCGGCGGACTCGTGTCGGGTGTGGCCCTGGCGGCGAAGTCGAAGGCCGAAGCTGGCGGCGCGCGCGTCTGGGGGGTGGAGCCGGTCGGGGCGGCGGCTATGGAGGCGAGTCTGCGAGCTCGCGAAGCGGTGCGGATCGCGAGGCCCCGGTCGGTCGCGGACGGCCTGGCTCCGCCGATGGCCGGAAAGCTCACCTTCCGGATCGTGGACCGGGCCTGCGAGGGAGTCGCGCTCGTGACCGAGGACGAAATCCTCTCCGCCGCGGGTTTTCTACTTAACGTGGAGAGGCTCGTGGTCGAACCCTCCGGGGCGGCCGGGGTCGCTGCCTTGCGCGCGGGTAAAATCCCCGTCGCCGGCGACCGACCGGTGGTCGCGGTCCTTACCGGCGGCAACATCGACCCGCGAACGCTCGCCGAACTTTGTACCGGGTAG
- a CDS encoding TIGR01777 family oxidoreductase codes for MKLTFSAELPGHSPESVFAWHERPGAFERLTPPWTKVRVLESNGGIGEGGRRVLRVKYGPSAYRWELRHTGYRRGERFVDEQVSGPMRRWRHEHLFEPTEDGGTRIVDRLDVELPAGAGAGFAPNLVKRELGRFFAFRYRRLQADLDRHAEHSGAPGLRVGVSGASGLVGSALCAFLETGGHDVLRFTRRHGEAAGSPGGSRAYWNPAAGEMDEKALRGLDAVVHLAGAPIAQGRWTPDRRRAIRLSRTRGTALMSRALARSSSGPRTLVSASAVGYYGNRGDQRLDESAKSGRGFLADVCREWEGATEAAEKAGIRVAKMRIGPVLSPAGGALGQMLLPFKFGVGGRIAAGRQYFSWIDADDLTAAIHHVLRDGRLGGAVNATAPNPVPNAAFTSALGRALGRPTLVPVPSLAIKAAFGQLGTEVLLWGQRAVPAKLIESGFRFEFEGAEDSLAHQLGRT; via the coding sequence GTGAAGCTCACCTTTTCCGCCGAACTTCCGGGCCACAGCCCCGAATCCGTCTTCGCCTGGCACGAACGCCCGGGAGCCTTCGAGCGTCTCACCCCGCCCTGGACGAAGGTCCGAGTGCTAGAATCGAACGGCGGCATCGGCGAGGGCGGCCGTAGGGTGCTCCGCGTGAAGTACGGCCCGAGCGCCTATCGCTGGGAGCTCCGCCACACCGGATACAGGCGAGGCGAACGCTTCGTGGACGAGCAGGTGTCGGGCCCGATGCGCCGCTGGAGGCACGAGCACCTCTTCGAGCCGACCGAGGACGGAGGCACCCGCATCGTCGACAGGCTGGACGTCGAGCTCCCGGCAGGCGCCGGGGCGGGTTTCGCTCCGAACCTCGTCAAGCGCGAACTGGGTCGCTTCTTCGCCTTCCGCTATCGGCGTCTGCAAGCGGATCTCGACCGCCATGCCGAGCACAGCGGAGCTCCCGGGCTCCGCGTGGGCGTTTCCGGGGCCTCGGGGCTGGTAGGATCGGCGCTCTGCGCTTTCCTCGAGACCGGCGGCCACGACGTGCTGCGCTTCACACGCCGGCATGGTGAAGCGGCGGGAAGCCCGGGCGGCTCTCGCGCCTACTGGAACCCGGCGGCGGGCGAGATGGACGAGAAGGCCCTCAGGGGACTGGACGCCGTGGTCCATCTTGCGGGAGCGCCGATCGCACAAGGACGCTGGACACCGGATCGCAGACGGGCGATACGGCTGAGCCGGACCAGGGGCACCGCACTGATGTCACGGGCTCTGGCGCGCTCATCGTCAGGACCGCGCACGCTCGTGAGCGCGTCGGCCGTCGGCTATTACGGCAACCGGGGCGACCAACGACTAGACGAGTCCGCGAAGTCGGGCCGGGGCTTCCTCGCGGACGTGTGCCGAGAGTGGGAGGGGGCGACCGAGGCGGCGGAGAAGGCCGGGATCCGGGTCGCCAAGATGCGGATCGGGCCCGTGCTCTCCCCGGCGGGCGGTGCGCTCGGGCAGATGCTGTTGCCGTTCAAGTTCGGCGTCGGCGGACGCATCGCCGCCGGCCGCCAGTACTTCAGTTGGATAGACGCCGACGATCTGACTGCGGCCATCCATCACGTGCTCAGGGACGGGCGACTCGGCGGAGCCGTCAACGCGACCGCGCCCAACCCGGTTCCGAACGCGGCCTTCACCTCGGCGCTGGGAAGAGCGCTGGGCAGGCCGACCCTGGTTCCGGTTCCGTCGCTGGCGATCAAGGCCGCCTTCGGGCAGTTGGGGACGGAGGTGCTCCTCTGGGGACAGCGGGCCGTCCCGGCGAAGCTGATCGAGTCTGGATTCCGCTTCGAGTTCGAGGGCGCCGAGGACTCGCTCGCGCATCAGCTGGGACGAACCTGA
- a CDS encoding ribulose-phosphate 3-epimerase, with translation MNPTVSGPLIAPSILSCDFARLAEEIADVEAGGADWIHVDVMDGHFVPNLTMGPVIVAGARRSTALPLDVHLMIENPEAYLRSFADAGADAITVHAEVCDDLAAVLKTLDELEVEAGVAVNPETPLSAVEGVLDGIDLLVVMSVNPGFGGQGYIPGSADKVRRASELIARMNGDTLIEVDGGVDASNAARIAEAGATVLVAGSAVFGHPAGGSAGVREIRRALTRSFA, from the coding sequence ATGAACCCTACGGTGTCCGGTCCGCTGATCGCGCCTTCCATCCTCTCCTGCGACTTCGCCAGACTCGCCGAGGAGATCGCCGACGTGGAGGCTGGCGGAGCCGACTGGATCCACGTCGACGTCATGGACGGCCACTTCGTCCCCAACCTGACCATGGGACCGGTGATCGTCGCGGGCGCCAGACGCAGCACCGCTCTCCCTCTCGACGTCCACCTGATGATCGAGAATCCGGAGGCGTACCTGAGGTCGTTCGCCGACGCGGGGGCCGACGCGATCACGGTCCACGCCGAGGTTTGCGACGATCTCGCCGCCGTCCTTAAGACGTTGGACGAGCTGGAGGTCGAGGCAGGGGTGGCCGTCAATCCGGAGACTCCGCTCTCCGCGGTCGAGGGCGTCCTTGACGGGATCGACCTTCTGGTCGTCATGTCGGTGAATCCCGGGTTCGGTGGACAGGGCTACATCCCGGGAAGCGCCGACAAGGTCAGGCGGGCCTCCGAGCTGATCGCGCGGATGAACGGCGACACCCTCATAGAGGTGGACGGAGGCGTGGACGCGTCGAACGCGGCGCGGATCGCGGAAGCCGGCGCGACAGTCCTTGTGGCCGGATCGGCGGTCTTCGGCCATCCCGCGGGCGGTTCCGCGGGCGTGAGGGAGATCCGACGAGCCCTGACCCGGTCGTTCGCGTGA